A window from Enterocloster bolteae encodes these proteins:
- a CDS encoding PhzF family isomerase produces MKTYKIYQVDSFTRDRFHGNPAGVVPDAKGLTDEQMLRIARELNNSETAFMFETDSPDYNIEVRFFTPTTEVPICGHATIAAHYVRAKERNMEGGTVVQKTKAGILPVEVVRTLSDYSITMTQGTPAVSAPFGDAVRERIADALGIAHEELCREYPVAVASTGHSKVMVPLYSNELLHGLRPDLQKLTKISKQIECNGYYVFTLNPQNKILVHGRMFAPAIGIAEDPVTGNANGPLGAYLVHFNILQEEDAPCFDFDILQGEAIKRDGTMHVHVEKEHGAPKLVQITGNAVIAFSTEITI; encoded by the coding sequence GTGAAAACATATAAAATTTACCAAGTGGATTCATTTACCAGAGACAGGTTTCATGGTAATCCGGCCGGGGTTGTTCCTGATGCAAAGGGGCTTACCGATGAGCAGATGCTGAGGATTGCAAGAGAATTAAATAATTCGGAAACAGCTTTTATGTTTGAAACAGATTCTCCGGATTATAATATAGAAGTACGTTTTTTTACACCCACAACAGAAGTTCCCATATGCGGCCATGCCACAATAGCGGCCCATTATGTCAGGGCCAAAGAGAGAAATATGGAAGGCGGAACGGTCGTTCAAAAAACAAAAGCAGGAATACTGCCCGTAGAGGTTGTCCGCACCCTAAGTGACTACTCAATCACAATGACCCAGGGAACGCCTGCGGTGTCTGCGCCCTTTGGGGATGCTGTAAGAGAACGGATTGCGGACGCTCTGGGAATTGCTCATGAGGAGCTATGCAGGGAATATCCCGTTGCTGTTGCTTCCACCGGGCATTCCAAGGTTATGGTTCCCCTTTATTCAAATGAGCTGCTTCATGGACTGCGGCCGGATTTGCAGAAGCTGACAAAGATTAGTAAGCAAATTGAATGTAACGGATACTATGTCTTTACACTCAATCCGCAGAATAAAATTTTGGTCCATGGAAGGATGTTTGCTCCGGCTATCGGAATTGCGGAAGACCCTGTAACAGGAAACGCAAACGGTCCCCTGGGCGCATATCTGGTGCATTTTAATATTTTACAGGAGGAAGATGCCCCATGCTTTGACTTTGATATTTTACAGGGAGAAGCGATTAAACGCGATGGAACAATGCACGTTCATGTTGAAAAAGAGCACGGAGCGCCGAAGCTGGTTCAAATTACAGGGAATGCTGTCATTGCTTTTTCAACGGAGATTACTATTTGA
- a CDS encoding DUF6774 domain-containing protein, which produces MQSCELALSVSTLACCIAEGKSPEEIALISSIFMQLGDTLATIAAHQALCCPPENTDTQKS; this is translated from the coding sequence TTGCAATCCTGCGAACTTGCCCTTTCTGTATCCACGCTCGCCTGCTGCATTGCAGAAGGTAAGAGCCCGGAAGAAATTGCCCTTATCAGTTCCATATTCATGCAATTGGGGGATACGTTAGCCACCATCGCAGCACACCAGGCGCTGTGCTGCCCACCGGAAAATACAGATACACAGAAGTCATAA
- a CDS encoding DUF3298 and DUF4163 domain-containing protein, which yields MQTITEKILNDTMLYGNIPVFTYHIAYPSFSTTCVLSAAQTANIYYMQLAENTEQYCRTVLYPQAVESARYITSNHPPFNRYTLDMNYQITYNSGCITSLYMDTYTYMGGAHQELERISDTWDFSTGKQLHLDDISALTPAALNGLQTSVERQIAERLKESPGSYFEDYPYLLRNKFNQNHFFLRPGYIVIYYQQYEIAPYATGIPEFSFRMPAYQMTTRR from the coding sequence GTGCAGACAATCACAGAAAAAATCCTGAACGACACCATGCTTTATGGGAACATACCGGTATTTACCTATCATATTGCCTATCCATCCTTCTCAACCACCTGTGTTTTATCAGCTGCCCAAACAGCAAACATCTATTATATGCAGCTTGCAGAGAATACAGAACAGTATTGCCGTACCGTCCTCTACCCTCAGGCGGTTGAAAGTGCCAGATATATTACATCCAATCATCCGCCCTTCAACCGCTATACCCTGGATATGAATTATCAGATAACCTATAATTCCGGCTGTATTACAAGTCTTTATATGGATACCTACACTTACATGGGAGGCGCCCATCAGGAACTGGAACGGATTTCAGACACATGGGATTTCAGTACCGGCAAACAGTTACATCTGGACGATATCTCCGCCCTTACTCCCGCAGCCCTGAACGGACTCCAAACGTCTGTGGAACGGCAAATCGCAGAACGCTTAAAGGAATCCCCTGGTTCTTATTTTGAAGATTACCCCTATCTTCTGAGAAATAAGTTCAATCAAAATCATTTCTTTCTGCGGCCCGGATATATTGTCATATATTATCAGCAATATGAGATTGCTCCCTATGCAACAGGCATACCGGAATTCTCCTTTCGGATGCCGGCCTATCAAATGACTACAAGGAGGTGA